The sequence GACAGGACGGCTCGTACCTCGCCGACCTGTTGCTGCACAAGGGCTACGAGGTGCACGGGGTCGTGCGGCGCTGCTCGACGTTCAACACGCGCAGGCTCGACCACATCTACCGGGACCCGCACGACGCGGGCAGACGGCTGTTCCTGCACTACGGCGACGTCAGCGACGCCAGCAGGCTGGTCACGCTGCTGGCCAAGGTGCGCCCAGACGAGGTGTACAACCTGGCGGCGCAGTCGCACGTGCGGGTGAGCTTCGACGAGCCGGAGAATACCGGCGACATCACCGGCATGGGCACAACCCGGCTGCTGGAGGCGATCCTGATGTCGCGGCCAGAGACCCGGTATTACCAGGCGTCGTCGTCGGAAATGTTCGGTGCCACTCCCCCTCCGCAGGACGAGAGCACGCCGTTCCACCCGCGCAGCCCCTACGGCGCGGCGAAGGTCTACAGCTACTGGATGACCCGCAATTACCGCGAGGCGCACGGCATGTTCACGGTCAACGGGATCCTGTTCAACCACGAGTCCCCGCGCCGCGGCGAGACGTTCGTGACCCGCAAGATCGCGCGGGCGGCTGCGCGTATCGCCCGAGGCCTGGAGAACCGGGTGTACTTGGGCAACCTGGATGCGATCCGCGACTGGGGGTATGCGCCGGAGTACGTCGAGGGCATGTGGCGGATGCTGCAGCTCGACGAGCCCGACGACTACGTGCTCGCCACCGGCGTAGCGACCACGGTGCGCGAGTTCGCCGAGCACTGCTTCGGGCACGTCGCCCTGGACTGGCGCGACCACGTGGCGCACGACAGCGCCTACCTGCGCCCGTCCGAGGTGGACGCGCTGGTTGGCGACTCCGGCAAGGCCGAGGCTGCGTTCGGCTGGACCGCGCAGACCAGGGCAGGCGACCTAGCACGGATCATGGTCGAGGCCGAGTTGAAGCACCTGGAGACCGCCAAGGCCCCGCTCGCGGCCGTGCCCGAGCAGATGGGCCGGTGACCGCCGGGCGCGCCGGGTGGCGCGTGGAGCTAGACCGGCGGGCGGCGCCGGGCCCGGCCCGGCGTCTGCGGCATCCGATCCGGACGACATTCCCCACCACGGGAAGCCTGCGCGCCCGGCGGCACCGGGGCGTGGGCAGGCCGTCGACGACGCGGACCTTCTGGGGGCAGCCGATGACCATCGCGCTGCCCGAAGAGGTATCGATCGCGCTGCGCCGCAACGGGTTCGTCGACTACGACCTAACCGCATACCTGCTGGGCCATCTCAGGCCGGGCGCGACGGTGCTGGATGTGGGTGCACACATCGGCTACTACACACTGCTCACCAGTGCGCTGGTCGGCCCGACTGGCACGGTGGTCGCGTTCGAGCCGACACCATCGACGCTGTCGGTCCTGCGCCGTAACGCTGCGCGATGCCTCAACACCACGGTCGTGGCGGCCGCGGTGTGGTCGGCGCAGACGGAGCTGGCGTTCCAGGACCACGGTCTGGGCTACAGCGCGTACAACTCGGCATTCGAGGCGCGGTTGCCCGGAGCGGTGCGCGAGCGCATCCCGACCGAGTCGCTGGCGGTTCGCGCGGTGGCGCTCGACGACCATGTGCGCGAGCACCGTCTGGCCCCGGACTTCGTCAAGATCGACGCGGAGAGCGCGGAGGCGCATGTGCTCGCCGGGATGTGCGGGGTACTCGCCGAGCACCGGCCCGTGCTGTCGCTGGAGGTGGGCGACTTGGACGTGGCAGGCGTGCCGAGCAGCCGGGAGCTAGTGGACCAGGTGGTCGCCGCGAGCTACCGGCCCTGGGAGCTGCGCCGCGGCGAGCTGGTGCCGCACGTGCCTCGGGACGCCTACGAGTACCAGAACCTGATCTTCACGCCGACCGACCGTCGGAAGGACTGAGCACATGCACGACCTGATCATCCGCAACGGCACCGTGGTTGACGGCTCCGGCATCCCCGGCCGCCTGGCCGATGTCGCGGTCGACGAGGGCGTGATCACCCGGGTGGGCAGGCTGCGCGGCGAGCGCTGCAGCACGGAGATCGACGCCGAGGGCAGATTGGTCGTGCCCGGGTTCGTCGACATCCACACGCACTTCGACGGTCAGGTCAGCTGGGATCCGCAGCTGACGCCGAGCTGTTGGCACGGCGTGACTTCGGTGGTCATGGGCAACTGCGGGGTTGGGTTCGCCCCGGCCCATCCGGACCGGCAGGACTGGCTGATCGGGCTGATGGAAGGCGTGGAGGACATCCCGGGCGCGTCCCTGTCGGAGGGCATCACCTGGGAGTGGGAGACCTTCCCGGAGTACCTGGACGCGGTGTCGGGGGTGTCCCGGGCGATCGACGTGGCCGCCCAGGTTCCGCACGGCGCGCTGCGCGCCTACGTCATGGGCGAGCGCGGGGCGAACAACGAGCCCCCGACCGAGGACGACCTGCGCCGCATGTGTGACCTGGTCCGCGAAGGCCTGGCGGTGGGCGCGATCGGGTTCTCCACCTCGCGCACACTGACCCACCTGGCCATCACCGGCCGCCCAGTGCCTGGCACGTTCGCCACCGAGGACGAACTGTTCGCCCTGGGTGGGGTGCTCGGCGAGGCCGGCACAGGCGTGTTCCAGCTGGTGCCGCTGGGCGCGGGCGGAGAGAAGGTGGACGACCCGTTCGGGGAGATCAAGTGGATGCGCAGGCTGTCCGCGGCGGTGGGCAGGCCGATCACGTTCGGACTGTTCCAGAACGACAACGACCCCGATGGGTGGCGCGAGCTGCTTCAGATCGCCGAGGACGCGGTCGCATGCGGCGCGGATCTACATGCGCAGGTGGCGGGCAGGCCGTTCAGCGTGATCATCAGCCTCGACTCGACGCATCCGTTCCACAAGCGTCCTTCGTACAAGAGGATCGCGCACCTGCCCGCGGCGAAGCGCCGGGTGGCCATGCGCGACCCGCGGCTGCGCGAGCGGATCCTCGGAGAGTCACCGGAGAACCCCGACCCGCGGTCGGCGCTATTCCTGCAGGGCTACGAGCGGCACTTCCCGATGGACTCTCTGTCGCCGAACTACGAGCCCGCTGCCGAGGAGAGCTTTGACGCGATCGGCAAGCGGAGCGGGCAGAGCCCCGAGGGGTTGATCTATGACTTCCTCACCTCGGAGAAGACCAGCGGGATGGTCTTCCGCCCGCTGCTGGGATACTCCGAGTTCACCCTAGACCCGATCCGGGAGATGCTCCTGCACCCGCAGGTGGTGCTAGGCCTGAGCGACGCGGGCGCGCACTGCAGGCTTATCTGCGACGCCAGCACCCCAACGTCCATGCTCACGCACTGGGTCCGCGACCGCGACCGCGGTGAGCGTCTGCCGCTGGAGTACGTGGTACGCAAGCAGACCTTCGAGCCCGCGCAGCTTTACGGCCTGTGCGACCGCGGCTTGCTGCGGCCTGGCTACCGCGCCGACATCAACATCATCGACCTGGACCGGCTCACACTGCGCGCCCCGGAATTCGTGCACGACCTGCCGGCGAGCGGCGGCAGGTTGGTCCAGCGCGCGGACGGCTACGACTACACGATCGCCGCGGGCCAGGTGACCTACCGCGACGGCAAATGGACCGGTGCGCTGCCCGGCAAGCTCGTGCGCGGTACCCGCTCCGGCCCGGTCGTGCTCTGAGACCCCGAATAGCACCGATGAGCGCAAGGAACGTATTTCGGAAAGGGGACCGCACCGTGACCGACGTCGTCGGAGGGCTCCGGCTCGACACCTCGGTGGAGCTATTGGCCCGCGGCAGGTTCGTCGACGCCACACTCTCCGAAGAGGACTATGTGATCGCCCGCGACCGATTGGTCGAGGGCGCCTATCCCGTGTTCGGTGAACGAGGGAAAGGCGCGCGCGTCTGGGACGTAGATGGCAACGAGTACCTGGACTTCATCCTCGCCTACGGCACCGTAATCCTCGGCCACGCCGACCCGGCAGTGACCGCAGCGGCACAGCGCGAGATTGCCGACGGCTTCTCCATTAGCCTACGCAAGCGGGCGCACGTGGAGCTGGCCGAGAAGCTAGTGGAGATCATCCCGGGCTCCGAGCGGGTGTTCCTACTCAAGACCGGGTCCGACGCCACCAGCGCCGCAGTGCGGCTCGCCCGCGCCTACACCGACCGAGACCGGGTGATCCGGTGGGGCTACAACGGCTGGCACGACTGGGCCGCGCAGCGCCCCGGCGGCATCCCGGGCCCGGTGCAAGGGTACGTGGACACGTTCCAGTACAACGACCTGGACAACCTGCGCGCGGTGTTCGAGCAGCATCCGGGCGAGGTGGCCTGCCTTCTGCTGATGCCGTTTGAGCTCGACGCTCCCGGGCCCGGGTTCCTGCAGGGCGCGGTCGACCTGGCGCACGAGCACGATGCCCTGGTCGTGTTCGACGAGATGCGGTCCGGGTTCCGGATGGCGCTAGGCGGCGCGCAGGAGCTCTACAGGGTGCGCGCCGACCTGGCGACATTCAGCAAGGCGATGGCCAACGGCTGGGCGGTGTCCGCGCTGACCGGACGCGCCGACGTCATGGCGATGGTGGGCAAGACCCACATCTCCTCCACGTTCTACTCCAACAGCGTATCCATGGCCGCCGCACTGGCAACAATCGGTGAGCTAGAAGACGGTGTGAAGCTGGCCCACGTGCAGGTCATGGGCTCACGGCTGCAGGACGGACTGGCAGAGCTCGCCGACAGGCACGGCCTGCCCGCGCGGGTACGCGGTATGCCGCAGATGCCGTTCTTCGAGTTCACCCACCCGGAGCCAGGGCGCTCGCGGGTGCTGCAGGACGCATTCTTCGCCGAGACGACCCGGCGCGGGGTGCTGCTGCACCCGACGCACCACTGGTTCATCTGCGCGGCGACCACCAACGAGGACATCGAGCACGTCCTAGCCGCGGCGAACGAGGCGATGACCGTAGCGGCGAGGTCGGCATGAGCGTGGGCACCGAGCGGGACCTGCGCACCTTGGTCCGGGTCTGGCTGGCCCGACGCCTCGGCGAGGACGAGGCGCTGGCCTGGCTCGGCGACGCCGACCCGCTGGCCCCGGCCGGAGTCGACTCGGTGCTGCTGATCGGAGTCGTGGGCGAGCTGGAGGAGAAGCTGGGCGTCGTGCTGGCCGACGACGCGGTGCTCGAGGAGGCATCAATCAATTCCCTGGCTTTGGCGCTGAGCCGGGGTGAGCGGACATGACAACGGCGATCACCGGGCTGGGCGTGTGCAGCCCCGGCGGCGTCGGGGTCCCCGCGCTGTGGGAGGCCCTGGCCACCGGGCACGCGCACCGGCCCGCCGTGGCGGAGTTCGACGTCGAGGGCGCGACGCTGCGGTCGGCGGGCCGCGTGCCCGGACACGACACCGACGGGGCGTGGCGGACGCTGGACCTGGCCGAGACCGCGGTCCGCGAGGCCGTGGAGGGCCTAGACGAGGAACTGGTGCGGGAGACGGCGCTGGTGCTGGGGACCACCGACCCGGGCGTTGTCCTGCCCGGCAGGTTCGCGGGCGACCTGGCGGCGGCGTGCGCGCAGCGGACCGGGCTCGGTGGGGAGGCAATCACGGTCGCCAACGCGTCGGCGTCCGGGGCCGCGGCGATTGGCGTGGCCCGTGACCTGGTAGCTGCAGGCGAGGCCAGGGTTGCGGTGGTCGGCGGCGCGGACGCCATCACCGACCTGGCGTTTCTCGGACTGAACTCGCTGCGCACCCTCGGCCCGAACGGGTGCAGGCCGTTCAGCGCGCAGCGGCGCGGGATCGGCCTGTCCGAAGGCGCGGCCGTGCTGCGGATCGAGCGCCTAGACGACGACACCGCGTGCACACCGCTCGCGGTGCTGACCGGGTGCGGGCTCACCAACGCCACCGGGCACCTAGCCGCGCCGGGAGCGGACGGGATCGAGCTGGCGGTGCGGATGGCGCTCGACGACGCCGGGATCGAGCCCAACGAGGTCGACTTCGTCAACACCCACGGCCCCGGCACACGGCGCGGCGACAACGCCGAGGCCGACGCGCTGCGGTCGGTGTTCGGCGACGCGCTGCCCGGCATCCCCGTCAACAGCGTCAAGGGCGTGCTCTGGCACCTGCAGGGCGGGGCGGGCGCGGTGGAGGCGGTGGCATGCGTGCTGTCGCTTGTGCACGGGGCCATCACTCCGACCTGGGGGTCCGAGCCCATCGACCCCGCCTTCGCCGATCTGGACCTGGTCGGCGGCGACGCCCCACGGCACGTCCCCGGGCTGCGCACTGCGCTGACGATCTCGTGCGGACTGGGCGGGATGAACACCGCACTCGTGTTGAGGAGGCCCTAATGAGCGACGCGGACTCCGTGGTCGTCACCGCGGCCAGCTCGCGCCCTGTGGACGCGGCCGAGCTATGGGCTGCGCACGCCGCGGGGCAGGACGGCTGGCACCGGGTCAACGCCGAGAGCCGGGAGCTGCCCGAGCGGGTCGCCGCAGTGGCGGGCGACGCACTGGCCACCGGCCCGGAACCGGCGCTGACCGGGTGCGTGATCGGCTCGGTCTACGGGTCGGGCCACGTCGCGGAGACCATCCGCGCCCGACTCGACGCGGGCGCCCGCTCGTCGCTGGCACCGGAATCGTTCCTTTACTTCAATCCGCACGGTATGACGTCGCTGCTGTGCTTGCGGCACAGGCTGCGCGGGCACAGCGCGACGCTGATCGGCCCAGGCGCGGGCATGCAGGCGCTGGCGCTGGCCGGGCGCAGACTGCGGCTCGGCAAGGACACCGCGCTGCTATGCGGCGCATACGAGGTGCTGAGCCCGCGCGCGGCCGAGGCGCTGGGCGCGCCCGAGTCTGGCGGGTGGGCGGCGTTCCTGGTGCTGGAAACCGAGGAGTCGGCCCGCAGCCGGGGCGCGCGTGTGCTCGCCGAGGTCGGCCCGGTCCAGCGGGGCCCGGTGACCGCGACCGGGGATGTCCGGGCAACCGCTGCCCTGGCGGCGATCGCCGACGCGATCGGCGGTGCC comes from Parafrankia discariae and encodes:
- the gmd gene encoding GDP-mannose 4,6-dehydratase, which gives rise to MKRALITGITGQDGSYLADLLLHKGYEVHGVVRRCSTFNTRRLDHIYRDPHDAGRRLFLHYGDVSDASRLVTLLAKVRPDEVYNLAAQSHVRVSFDEPENTGDITGMGTTRLLEAILMSRPETRYYQASSSEMFGATPPPQDESTPFHPRSPYGAAKVYSYWMTRNYREAHGMFTVNGILFNHESPRRGETFVTRKIARAAARIARGLENRVYLGNLDAIRDWGYAPEYVEGMWRMLQLDEPDDYVLATGVATTVREFAEHCFGHVALDWRDHVAHDSAYLRPSEVDALVGDSGKAEAAFGWTAQTRAGDLARIMVEAELKHLETAKAPLAAVPEQMGR
- a CDS encoding FkbM family methyltransferase — its product is MELDRRAAPGPARRLRHPIRTTFPTTGSLRARRHRGVGRPSTTRTFWGQPMTIALPEEVSIALRRNGFVDYDLTAYLLGHLRPGATVLDVGAHIGYYTLLTSALVGPTGTVVAFEPTPSTLSVLRRNAARCLNTTVVAAAVWSAQTELAFQDHGLGYSAYNSAFEARLPGAVRERIPTESLAVRAVALDDHVREHRLAPDFVKIDAESAEAHVLAGMCGVLAEHRPVLSLEVGDLDVAGVPSSRELVDQVVAASYRPWELRRGELVPHVPRDAYEYQNLIFTPTDRRKD
- a CDS encoding N-acyl-D-amino-acid deacylase family protein, with the translated sequence MHDLIIRNGTVVDGSGIPGRLADVAVDEGVITRVGRLRGERCSTEIDAEGRLVVPGFVDIHTHFDGQVSWDPQLTPSCWHGVTSVVMGNCGVGFAPAHPDRQDWLIGLMEGVEDIPGASLSEGITWEWETFPEYLDAVSGVSRAIDVAAQVPHGALRAYVMGERGANNEPPTEDDLRRMCDLVREGLAVGAIGFSTSRTLTHLAITGRPVPGTFATEDELFALGGVLGEAGTGVFQLVPLGAGGEKVDDPFGEIKWMRRLSAAVGRPITFGLFQNDNDPDGWRELLQIAEDAVACGADLHAQVAGRPFSVIISLDSTHPFHKRPSYKRIAHLPAAKRRVAMRDPRLRERILGESPENPDPRSALFLQGYERHFPMDSLSPNYEPAAEESFDAIGKRSGQSPEGLIYDFLTSEKTSGMVFRPLLGYSEFTLDPIREMLLHPQVVLGLSDAGAHCRLICDASTPTSMLTHWVRDRDRGERLPLEYVVRKQTFEPAQLYGLCDRGLLRPGYRADINIIDLDRLTLRAPEFVHDLPASGGRLVQRADGYDYTIAAGQVTYRDGKWTGALPGKLVRGTRSGPVVL
- a CDS encoding aspartate aminotransferase family protein; the encoded protein is MTDVVGGLRLDTSVELLARGRFVDATLSEEDYVIARDRLVEGAYPVFGERGKGARVWDVDGNEYLDFILAYGTVILGHADPAVTAAAQREIADGFSISLRKRAHVELAEKLVEIIPGSERVFLLKTGSDATSAAVRLARAYTDRDRVIRWGYNGWHDWAAQRPGGIPGPVQGYVDTFQYNDLDNLRAVFEQHPGEVACLLLMPFELDAPGPGFLQGAVDLAHEHDALVVFDEMRSGFRMALGGAQELYRVRADLATFSKAMANGWAVSALTGRADVMAMVGKTHISSTFYSNSVSMAAALATIGELEDGVKLAHVQVMGSRLQDGLAELADRHGLPARVRGMPQMPFFEFTHPEPGRSRVLQDAFFAETTRRGVLLHPTHHWFICAATTNEDIEHVLAAANEAMTVAARSA
- a CDS encoding acyl carrier protein; this encodes MSVGTERDLRTLVRVWLARRLGEDEALAWLGDADPLAPAGVDSVLLIGVVGELEEKLGVVLADDAVLEEASINSLALALSRGERT
- a CDS encoding beta-ketoacyl synthase N-terminal-like domain-containing protein, which codes for MTTAITGLGVCSPGGVGVPALWEALATGHAHRPAVAEFDVEGATLRSAGRVPGHDTDGAWRTLDLAETAVREAVEGLDEELVRETALVLGTTDPGVVLPGRFAGDLAAACAQRTGLGGEAITVANASASGAAAIGVARDLVAAGEARVAVVGGADAITDLAFLGLNSLRTLGPNGCRPFSAQRRGIGLSEGAAVLRIERLDDDTACTPLAVLTGCGLTNATGHLAAPGADGIELAVRMALDDAGIEPNEVDFVNTHGPGTRRGDNAEADALRSVFGDALPGIPVNSVKGVLWHLQGGAGAVEAVACVLSLVHGAITPTWGSEPIDPAFADLDLVGGDAPRHVPGLRTALTISCGLGGMNTALVLRRP